One part of the Nostoc sp. PCC 7120 = FACHB-418 genome encodes these proteins:
- the cobM gene encoding precorrin-4 C(11)-methyltransferase, which translates to MQNHVNSLASAVYIVGAGPGDPDLLTIKAQKLLSVADVILFADSLIPEELLQFCRKDAEIIQTANKTLEEIIPLMIARVRSQKSVVRLHSGDPSLYSAINEQMQLLAAANIPFEVIPGISVFQAAAAKLKVELTVPGLVQTIILTRISGRTQVPHTEELASLAAHQASLCLYLSARHVENAQAKLLEHYPPDTPVAICFRIGWPDEKIRVVPLQEMADCTQRENLIRTTLYVISPALSHTTGRSRLYHPEHSHLFRTAGDS; encoded by the coding sequence ATGCAAAATCATGTAAATTCCCTAGCTTCCGCCGTGTATATTGTAGGCGCAGGGCCTGGAGACCCAGATTTACTGACAATTAAAGCCCAAAAATTACTGTCAGTAGCAGATGTAATTTTATTCGCAGATTCGTTAATACCAGAAGAGCTTTTGCAGTTTTGCCGCAAAGATGCAGAAATTATTCAGACTGCGAACAAAACTTTGGAGGAGATTATACCTTTGATGATCGCAAGGGTGCGATCGCAAAAATCTGTAGTACGTCTCCACTCAGGTGATCCCAGTCTCTACAGCGCAATTAATGAGCAAATGCAGCTCCTGGCGGCAGCTAATATTCCTTTTGAAGTTATTCCTGGTATTAGTGTTTTCCAAGCCGCAGCCGCCAAACTGAAGGTAGAATTGACTGTTCCTGGTTTAGTCCAGACAATCATTCTGACGCGCATTAGTGGACGAACACAAGTCCCACATACAGAAGAATTAGCCAGCCTCGCAGCACATCAAGCTAGTTTATGCTTATATCTGAGTGCGCGCCATGTAGAAAATGCTCAAGCTAAACTACTAGAACACTATCCCCCAGATACACCTGTAGCTATTTGCTTTCGCATAGGATGGCCAGATGAAAAAATTCGTGTAGTTCCTCTCCAGGAGATGGCAGACTGTACTCAGCGAGAAAATCTGATTCGCACCACGTTATATGTGATTAGTCCTGCATTATCACACACCACCGGGCGATCGCGCTTATATCATCCTGAGCATAGTCATCTGTTCCGCACGGCTGGAGATAGCTGA